From a single Nitrospirae bacterium CG2_30_53_67 genomic region:
- a CDS encoding glutamate-5-semialdehyde dehydrogenase: protein MSLQGDVEKKVQKAREASRRLVSLNSGTKNRALLLMAERLKTEAGSIKEENRKDMEAAESKGLSKAMMDRLLLNDQRIQAMAAGLREVAALPDPVGEVMRMWKRPNNLQIGKVRVPIGVIGIIYESRPNVTADAASLCLKAGNAVVLRGGSEAIRSNAAIAKILAESAGDAGVPDGAIQFIDVPDREAVMHLLKMDRYIDLIIPRGGAGLIRTVCENSAIPVIKHDKGVCHTYVDRYADFDMAEKICINAKCQRPGVCNAMETLLVHEEIAGSFLPRLGKRLFKAGVEIRGCPKTRALIPGCKEAEEQDWYTEYNDLILSVRVVSSLEQAVEHITKYGSQHSEAIVTSDYAGARRFLTEVDAAAVYVNASTRFTDGYEFGLGAEIGISTNRLHARGPMGLEELTTYKFIIYGDGQIRE, encoded by the coding sequence ATGAGCCTGCAGGGAGATGTGGAGAAGAAGGTTCAAAAAGCCAGGGAAGCCTCCCGGAGGCTTGTGAGTCTGAATTCAGGGACCAAGAACAGGGCCCTGCTCCTGATGGCGGAACGCCTAAAAACCGAGGCGGGCTCCATCAAAGAGGAGAACCGGAAGGATATGGAGGCCGCAGAAAGCAAAGGACTTTCCAAGGCCATGATGGACCGGCTCCTGCTCAACGACCAGAGGATCCAGGCCATGGCCGCGGGGCTGCGTGAGGTTGCGGCGCTCCCGGATCCGGTAGGTGAGGTGATGCGGATGTGGAAAAGGCCGAACAATCTTCAGATCGGGAAGGTCCGTGTTCCGATCGGGGTCATTGGGATCATCTACGAATCCAGGCCCAATGTCACGGCGGATGCGGCGAGCCTGTGTCTGAAGGCCGGAAACGCCGTGGTCCTCAGGGGGGGCTCCGAGGCCATCCGCTCCAATGCCGCGATCGCCAAGATTCTTGCGGAATCCGCCGGGGATGCGGGTGTTCCGGACGGGGCGATTCAGTTTATAGATGTTCCTGACCGGGAAGCGGTCATGCATCTTCTGAAAATGGACCGGTATATCGATCTCATCATCCCAAGAGGGGGAGCAGGGTTGATCCGGACCGTCTGTGAGAACTCCGCCATACCGGTCATCAAGCACGACAAGGGGGTCTGTCATACCTATGTGGACCGTTATGCGGATTTCGATATGGCCGAGAAGATCTGTATTAATGCCAAATGCCAGCGGCCCGGGGTCTGCAATGCCATGGAGACACTCCTCGTTCATGAAGAGATCGCCGGCTCATTTCTCCCGCGTCTCGGTAAACGTCTCTTCAAGGCAGGGGTTGAAATCCGGGGATGCCCCAAGACGCGTGCGTTGATTCCCGGGTGCAAGGAGGCCGAGGAGCAAGACTGGTATACCGAATATAATGATTTGATTTTATCAGTCCGAGTGGTGAGTTCGCTGGAGCAGGCCGTCGAGCATATCACAAAGTACGGCTCTCAGCACTCCGAGGCCATCGTGACCAGCGATTATGCCGGGGCAAGGCGCTTCCTTACGGAGGTGGATGCCGCCGCTGTTTATGTCAATGCCTCGACCCGGTTTACCGACGGCTATGAATTCGGCCTCGGTGCGGAGATCGGAATCAGCACCAACCGCCTTCATGCCAGAGGCCCCATGGGCCTTGAGGAACTCACCACCTATAAGTTCATCATCTACGGGGACGGGCAGATCCGAGAATGA
- a CDS encoding glutamate 5-kinase — MLMGQCKRAVIKIGSRILTTDERRLDTDRIQDLADEMVSVMKKRIEIVVVSSGAISAGMGRLGLKKRPSDIPVKQAAAAVGQGHLIWSYEEAFGRHKKKVAQILLTADDLKNRRRFLNARNALESLFYYKVIPIINENDTVVVEEIKFGDNDHLSALVTNLVRADLLLILSDVDGLYSRDPNLHQDAHLIPMVEKVTDKVIAMAGDSMSGIGTGGMRSKVLTARTAAAFGTPTLIIDGHQKGAIQAAFQGEEIGTLFLAGKDPLSSRKHWIAYTLNTKGSLHLDAGAAEALLKKGKSLLPSGIKAVSGRFEIGDPVSCLGPRGEEIARGLVNYHSYEIEKIMGRKTGEIEKILGYKYYDEVIHRDNLVILE, encoded by the coding sequence ATGCTGATGGGTCAATGCAAGCGTGCGGTGATCAAGATCGGAAGCCGCATCCTCACGACCGACGAACGGCGTCTCGATACCGATCGAATCCAGGATCTGGCGGATGAGATGGTCTCGGTGATGAAAAAAAGGATTGAGATCGTGGTGGTCTCATCCGGTGCGATTTCCGCAGGCATGGGGCGTCTCGGACTGAAAAAAAGGCCTTCCGACATTCCGGTTAAACAGGCCGCAGCGGCTGTAGGGCAGGGGCACTTGATCTGGTCTTATGAAGAGGCATTCGGCAGACATAAAAAGAAGGTGGCCCAGATTCTTTTGACCGCCGATGACCTGAAGAACCGCCGGCGTTTTTTAAATGCAAGAAATGCCTTGGAGTCTCTGTTCTATTATAAGGTGATCCCCATCATCAATGAAAACGATACCGTCGTGGTCGAAGAAATCAAGTTCGGGGACAATGACCACCTCTCGGCCCTGGTCACGAATCTTGTCCGGGCAGACCTCCTCCTGATCCTGTCGGATGTGGACGGGCTCTATTCCCGGGATCCCAACCTGCATCAAGACGCCCATTTAATACCCATGGTTGAAAAGGTTACGGACAAGGTTATCGCCATGGCCGGTGACAGTATGAGCGGGATCGGGACCGGCGGTATGCGTTCCAAGGTATTGACCGCGAGGACAGCGGCAGCCTTCGGGACTCCGACTCTGATTATTGACGGACATCAGAAGGGAGCGATACAGGCGGCCTTTCAGGGAGAGGAGATCGGGACCTTGTTCCTTGCCGGGAAAGACCCCCTGTCCAGCCGGAAACACTGGATCGCCTATACGCTGAACACCAAGGGGAGCCTCCATCTGGATGCAGGAGCTGCAGAGGCCCTGCTCAAGAAGGGGAAAAGCTTGCTCCCGTCCGGGATCAAGGCGGTATCGGGCCGGTTCGAAATCGGCGATCCGGTGAGCTGCCTGGGCCCGAGAGGAGAGGAGATCGCACGAGGATTGGTTAATTATCATTCCTACGAGATTGAAAAAATTATGGGAAGAAAGACCGGAGAGATCGAAAAGATCCTGGGGTACAAGTATTACGACGAGGTCATCCATCGGGATAATCTGGTTATTCTTGAATGA
- a CDS encoding GTPase ObgE, whose translation MPLQPSRSEKQGIFIDYAKIMVSSGPGGRGAVSFRREKYIPKGGPDGGDGGRGGDVIIQADRNLHTLIDYRYKKHYQAPKGRHGKGKRMSGKDGENLVIRVPCGTVIRDAESGGVLSDLVHDGATWIAVLGGRGGLGNAHFATATMQTPRFAQPGEPGETRSIILELKLLADVGIVGLPNAGKSTLLSKVSAARPKIADYPFTTLTPHLGVVKIEEAASFVLADIPGLIRGAHSGSGLGDLFLRHVERCRALLHLVDVSSASTHDPVEALLMVNEELRQYNPELSKKKQVIAASKLDIREGEENLEKLKGYCTGHGLEFFAISAVTGEGLSSLCMRLSELVEVGSHEL comes from the coding sequence ATGCCCCTCCAACCCAGCAGATCAGAGAAACAAGGGATTTTTATCGATTATGCTAAGATTATGGTGAGCTCCGGCCCGGGGGGAAGAGGAGCGGTCAGCTTCCGCCGGGAAAAGTATATCCCTAAAGGAGGGCCGGACGGGGGGGATGGCGGCAGGGGCGGGGATGTCATCATCCAGGCGGACCGCAATCTCCATACCCTGATCGATTACCGTTATAAAAAGCATTATCAAGCCCCGAAAGGCCGGCATGGCAAAGGGAAAAGGATGAGCGGCAAGGATGGTGAAAACCTGGTGATCCGCGTCCCCTGCGGTACGGTCATCAGGGATGCGGAATCGGGCGGGGTGCTTTCTGACCTTGTGCACGACGGCGCGACCTGGATTGCCGTCCTGGGGGGCCGAGGCGGATTAGGGAACGCTCATTTTGCAACAGCCACCATGCAGACGCCCCGTTTTGCCCAGCCCGGTGAGCCCGGAGAGACACGGTCCATCATCCTGGAACTCAAGCTGTTGGCCGATGTGGGGATCGTTGGGCTCCCCAACGCAGGGAAATCCACCCTGCTGTCCAAGGTCTCCGCGGCCAGGCCCAAGATCGCGGATTACCCGTTTACCACCCTGACTCCGCACCTGGGCGTGGTCAAGATCGAAGAGGCGGCCTCTTTTGTTCTGGCCGATATTCCCGGATTGATCCGGGGGGCTCATTCCGGCTCCGGATTGGGGGATTTATTTTTACGTCATGTAGAACGTTGCAGGGCGCTCCTTCACCTGGTCGATGTTTCGTCAGCGAGTACCCATGACCCCGTAGAGGCGCTTCTCATGGTAAACGAGGAGCTGCGGCAGTACAACCCGGAACTCTCGAAAAAGAAACAGGTGATCGCCGCCTCTAAGCTGGATATCAGAGAGGGAGAGGAGAATCTGGAGAAACTCAAGGGCTATTGCACCGGGCATGGTCTTGAGTTCTTTGCGATATCTGCGGTTACAGGCGAGGGTCTTTCGTCTCTTTGTATGCGTCTTTCCGAACTGGTCGAGGTAGGGAGTCATGAATTATAG